The following are from one region of the Novosphingobium aureum genome:
- the leuD gene encoding 3-isopropylmalate dehydratase small subunit, with protein sequence MKPFDTLTSPLLVLRENRIDTDIIYPARFLLLMQREGLGDYFCRDRRIDPDGNAIPNPIDEAKARGAGILVAGREFGCGSSREQAVWTIADFGITCVIAESFGEIFQANCLRNGVLPIVLDAATIDRLLAACGEGEMHVDLVSRTIRAGDETVAFEISDNARERLLKGWDETGMIQSRWGEDITRFEAAQKASQPWLYEALDI encoded by the coding sequence ATGAAGCCGTTCGACACGCTCACCAGCCCGCTCCTCGTCCTGCGCGAGAACCGGATCGATACCGATATCATCTATCCCGCGCGCTTCCTGCTGCTGATGCAGCGCGAGGGGCTGGGCGACTACTTCTGCCGCGACCGCCGCATCGATCCCGATGGCAATGCCATTCCCAACCCGATCGACGAAGCCAAGGCGCGCGGTGCCGGCATCCTCGTCGCAGGGCGCGAGTTTGGCTGCGGGTCGAGCCGGGAACAGGCGGTCTGGACCATCGCCGACTTCGGCATCACCTGCGTGATCGCGGAAAGCTTCGGCGAGATCTTCCAGGCCAATTGCCTGCGCAACGGGGTCCTGCCGATAGTGCTCGATGCCGCGACCATCGACCGCCTGCTCGCCGCCTGCGGCGAGGGCGAGATGCACGTCGATCTGGTCTCGCGCACGATCCGTGCGGGCGACGAGACGGTCGCTTTTGAAATCTCCGACAATGCCCGCGAGCGCCTGCTCAAGGGCTGGGACGAGACCGGCATGATCCAGAGCCGCTGGGGCGAGGACATCACGCGCTTCGAAGCCGCGCAGAAGGCGAGCCAGCCTTGGCTCTACGAGGCGCTCGATATCTGA
- the leuC gene encoding 3-isopropylmalate dehydratase large subunit, with protein MNSPKPDAAAAPAATAPRTLYRKLWDSHVIAEVPSGEGEAESRAALIHVDRHLLHECSTHQSFEALRVNERKVHRRETHLAVPDHAVSTSLDRLETIDTGNAAGAQVERLASNVAEFDIPYVPLDDARQGIVHVMGPELGFTLPGTTLACGDSHTSTHGAFGALAFGIGASDCETVLATNAIVQQRADTVKVELSGAMGPFVTAKDVALALIGKYGAGFATGCAVEFTGEAVRAMSMAARMTLCNMAIEAGARIGLVAPDETTIEYLRGLPLAPSPALFAQAADYWRTLPSDPGALYDRTVSLDLDGLAPQVTWGTNPQDAAPVDGTVPAAPVEAEAARQHAKALAYMGLETGMAIEQIGVDVVFIGSCTNGRIEDLRAAADVARGRRVAQGVRALVVPGSMAVRQQAEAEGLDAVFTEAGFEWRMAGCSMCVAMNDDRLGEGQRSASTSNRNFEGRQGRGGRTHLMSPAMAAAAAVTGHVTDVRKLEEVPA; from the coding sequence GTGAATTCCCCCAAGCCAGACGCTGCCGCAGCCCCGGCCGCCACGGCGCCGCGTACGCTCTATCGCAAGCTGTGGGACAGCCATGTCATTGCCGAGGTTCCCTCGGGCGAAGGCGAGGCCGAGAGCCGTGCCGCGCTGATCCACGTCGACCGCCACCTGCTGCACGAGTGCTCGACCCACCAGTCGTTCGAGGCGCTGCGCGTCAACGAGCGCAAGGTTCACCGCCGCGAGACGCATCTCGCCGTGCCTGACCATGCGGTTTCGACCAGCCTCGACCGGCTCGAGACGATCGATACCGGCAATGCCGCCGGGGCGCAGGTCGAGCGCCTTGCCAGCAACGTCGCCGAGTTCGACATTCCCTACGTGCCGCTCGACGATGCGCGCCAGGGCATCGTCCACGTCATGGGGCCCGAGCTGGGCTTCACCCTGCCGGGCACCACGCTCGCCTGCGGCGACAGCCATACCTCGACGCATGGCGCTTTCGGGGCGCTGGCCTTCGGGATCGGCGCGAGCGATTGCGAGACCGTGCTGGCGACCAACGCAATCGTCCAGCAGCGTGCGGATACGGTCAAGGTCGAGCTCAGCGGCGCGATGGGGCCCTTCGTCACCGCCAAGGACGTCGCGCTGGCGCTTATCGGCAAGTACGGGGCGGGCTTCGCCACCGGCTGCGCGGTCGAGTTCACCGGCGAGGCGGTGCGTGCCATGTCGATGGCTGCGCGCATGACCTTGTGCAACATGGCGATCGAGGCAGGCGCGCGCATCGGCCTTGTCGCGCCCGACGAGACCACCATCGAATATCTGCGCGGCCTTCCGCTGGCGCCGTCGCCTGCGCTGTTCGCGCAGGCCGCCGACTACTGGCGCACGCTGCCCAGCGATCCCGGCGCTCTCTACGATCGTACGGTCTCGCTCGATCTCGATGGCCTCGCGCCGCAGGTGACCTGGGGCACCAATCCGCAGGATGCGGCCCCCGTCGACGGCACCGTCCCGGCAGCACCCGTGGAGGCCGAGGCCGCGCGCCAGCACGCCAAGGCGCTCGCCTACATGGGGCTCGAGACCGGCATGGCGATCGAGCAGATCGGGGTCGATGTGGTGTTCATCGGCTCTTGCACCAATGGCCGGATCGAGGACCTGCGCGCCGCGGCCGATGTCGCACGCGGTCGCAGGGTCGCACAGGGTGTGCGCGCGCTGGTCGTGCCTGGCTCGATGGCGGTGCGCCAGCAGGCCGAGGCCGAGGGGCTCGACGCGGTCTTCACCGAGGCCGGATTCGAATGGCGCATGGCCGGTTGTTCGATGTGCGTTGCGATGAACGACGACCGCCTTGGCGAGGGCCAGCGTTCTGCCTCGACCTCGAACCGCAACTTCGAGGGCCGTCAGGGCCGCGGTGGCCGCACGCACCTGATGAGCCCGGCGATGGCCGCCGCCGCTGCGGTGACGGGCCATGTCACCGATGTCCGCAAGCTCGAGGAGGTGCCGGCATGA